Part of the Rhodospirillales bacterium genome, CCGGCCGCAAGCGCGTCGTCGAGGTGGCTAGGCGGTTCGGGGTCACTGGCGACATGCGCCCGACTGCCAGCCTTGCTCTCGGCGCCGCTGAAATCAGCCTGATTGAACTGACCGCCGCCTACGCCGTGTTCGCCAACGGTGGCTACGGCGTCTGGCCCTACGCCATCGAGACCATCCAGGACGCCACCGGACAAGTCCTGTACCGGCGGCAGGGTTCCGGCCCTGGCCGCGTGGTCTCGCGAGACACCGCCGGCGCGATCACCCGCATGATGGTGGCGGCGATCACCACCGGCACCGGCAAGGCGGCGCGGCTCGCACGCCCCGCCGCCGGCAAGACCGGAACATCTCAGGAGAATCGCGACGCTTGGTTTATCGGCTTCACCGCCGACCTCGTCACCGGCGTGTGGATGGGCAACGACAACGACACACCCATGAAAGGCGTCACCGGCGGCGGCCTGCCGGCCAAGCTGTGGCACGCCTTCATGACCGACGCCGAAGCCGGCTGGCCCGTCCGCCCCCTTCCCGGCGTGGCCCCCCCGCCCCCGCCCATGGTTCAGGCTCCGATCCCGCGCCAGCGTCCGGCCCCAGAACCGCCGCGCGAGCGCAACCTCCTCGATCGCATTCGAGATCTGTTCAACACCGAGGAGAGCTGAGGCAGCCTGATCTTCGATTTGAATTCCGGCATCCCCGGCGGCCTCGAAGCCGCGCACCGTATGATCGACCTTGCGGAGACCGCCGTAGCCGGTGTCTCCGTCCGCGATCAGCGGTGTCGCGGTGCCTTGCGCCATGGCGCCGGCACGGCCGACCATGTCAATGTACTGTGCCAGTCCGGCATTAGTGCACGATCTGACCCGGTCAGATGTACCATCTGAATAGGTCTGTGCACTAGCGAACAGGCGGGACGTGCGGGGCGGAGCCGGCGGGAAGCAGGCCGGTCGAGCGCGGGTCGTCGATGATGACCCTCTCCCGGCAGTACGGGCGGAAGCCGGCGGCCTTATAGAAGCCGAGCGCCCTCGGGTGGTCCTCCGTGCAGGTGTGGAGCCAGACCCGGTGCGGGTCGCTCTGCCAGGCGATCTCCTGCATCCGCGCAAAAAAGAACCGGCCGAGACCTTGGCCGATGGCTTCCGGCACCAGGCCGAAGAAGACGATCTCCACGGCGTTCGGCTCTCGCCGGTCCAGTTCGGCGTAGCCGATCACGTCGCCGCTGCGGCGGAACATGAACACCTCGACCGCGGGATCGCGAAGCCGCGCGGCAAGTTCGTCATCGGGAACCTGCAGCTGTTCCCACCACAGCCACGCCTCGCCGACCCGGCGGTAGAGATCGCGGTAGAGGGAAACAGGCACCGTCTCCAGGCGCTCGATCGCGGCGCCCGGCGGCGCCGGCGGCTCGCCGATGATCCGCGGCGGCGCGGTCGTTTCCAGGTATGTCACGACGGAGGAAAGCTTGCCCGGCGCCACCTCCGCGCCGATGCTCACAGGCATTCGAGAAACCGCACCGCCTGGCCGACCGCATCGCCGACCAGCTGGCCGTCGCGCATGACGACCTGGCCGCGGACGATGGTCATCATCGGCCAGCCGGTGACGCTGAAGCCATCGAACGGGGTCCAGCCGCAGCGGCTGACGATCCAGCGGTTGGTGATCATCCGCCGCGCCTTCAGATCCACCACAGTGAAATCGGCGGCGTACCCCAGCGCAATCCGGCCGCGCCCAGCGATGCCGTAGATGCGCGCCGGCCCAGCGCTGGTGAGGTCGACGAAGCGTTCGAGCGAGAGGCGTCCCTTGGCGACGTGGTCCAGCATCAGCGGCACCAATGTCTGCACGCCAGGCATGCCGGAAGGGCTCGCGGGATACGGTCGATTCTTTTCCTCGCGGGTGTGGGGGGCGTGGTCGGAGCCGATGCAGTCGACCAGCCCACCGGCGACCGCCGCCCATAGCGCCTCGCGGTGGCGAGCATCGCGGATCGGCGGGTTCATCTGCGCGTACTGGTCCAACTCCTCGTAACAGCGCGGCGCTTCGAGGGTGAGGTGCTGCGGCGTCACCTCGACGGTGGCGATGTCATGGTGGTCGCGCAACAGCGCCATCTCGTCGGCGGTGGTGACGTGGAGGATATGGACACGCCGCTTGGCGCCCTTGGCCAGCGCCAGCAAGCGACGGGTCGCGGCCAGCGCGGTTTCGGCATCCCGCCACTCCGGGTGCATTGCTACGTCCGCGCCGCCCTCGACGATGGTGAACCGCTCCTTCAGGCGCCGCTCGTCCTCGCAGTGCACGGCGACGCGGCGGGAGCCGGCGGCGAGCACCCGCGCGACGTCGGCGTCGTCGGCGACCAGAAGGTTGCCTGTGGAGCTGCCCATGAACACCTTGACGCCGGCGCAGGCGGGAAGGCGCTCCAACTCAGCCAGGCTCGCGGTGTTGTCAGGCGTGGCGCCGACGAAGAACGCCATGTCGACCCACGCGCGGCCCTTGGCGCGCCGGCACTTGTCGGCGAGCGCTGCGGCGGTGGTGGTGGGCGGGTTGGTGTTGGGCATGTCGAACACGGCGACCACTCCGCCCAATGCCGCCGCCGCGGTGCCGGTGCCGAGATCCTCCTTGTGCTCGAGCCCCGGCTCGCGGAAATGCACTTGGGTGTCGATGACGCCGGGAAGCACGTGCAGGCCTGAGCAATCGACGATCTCGGGCGCGGTAAACGGATCGAGAGCACCGATAGCGGCGATGCGGCCATTGCGCACACCGATGTCAGCGTCAACACGGCCACCCGGCGTAACGCAGGTGCCGCCGCGCAGCACCGAATCGAAGGCGGGTGTCATGAGGGACCATTGGGACAGCGCATGAGCGAACTTATAGCCGTCTCGGCTTCGGCCACCAAACACTGTTCCGCATCATCGCGCGCGGCACATCGAATGCGCCGGAGTGTGATGCAGTTCACAGTCGGCGGCGGCGCCCTCGTGTACGCTCGGTGTGTTGCTGTCGGGGCTACCAGCCGGACTTGCCTTGCCAGTCAAACCTGCGGGCTGCAGCGTCGGCACATCGTCGCCATGGCGTCGCCGAGTTTCGGGGAGGGCAACCGGTTCCCTGTGGAGGCTTGGAACCGGCGCTGCTTCGGCTCTGCGGTCCGCGAATAGGGTATGACCGGCCCCGCGCACTACAGACAATGGCCCCACCCTCCGGTGGGGCCCTTTTTTCATTCACGCAGCCTCGCGTTGGCGACCAAGTCCTGTAGACTGCGATGATGAGTGATCCCTTGATGAACCGGGGGTGATCTTCTGCGGCCGTTGAAGCAGCGTTGTGCGCACCGTCATGATCACGTCCGAAATCGTTACTGCGCATCCCCGCATCGCCCACGGGTTCTTCACGCGCGAAGGCGGCGTCAGCGAGGGCATCTATGCGTCGCTCAACTGCGGTCTGGGTTCCAATGACGACCCGGCGCGGGTGCGGGTCAATCGGGCGCGGGCGATGGACGCTCTCGGAGTGGCCCCGGAATCGCTGACGACGGCCTATCAAGTCCATTCGGCAAGTGTCGGCACCGTCGACGCATCGTGGCGGATGGACGACCGGCTGAAGCTAGACGGTCTGGTCACCCGCACGCCCGGCGTCACGCTCGGCATCCTCACCGCCGATTGCGCGCCGGTGCTGTTCGCCGAGCCGCAGGCGGGCGTGGTCGGCGCGGCGCACGCCGGCTGGCGCGGGGCGCTCGACGGCATCGTAGACGCGACCGTCGCGGCAATGGTGGCTTTGGGCGCAGAGCGCAAGCGCATCGTGGCCGCGGTCGGCCCTTGCATCCGGCAGGAGTCCTACGAAGTCGGCGCCGACTTTCGCACCACATTCGTCGCGGCCGATCCGGACAATGGCGCCTTGTTCGCGGCTTCGGACCGGGGCTACCATTTCCGCTTCGACCTTCCCGGCTACGTGGCGCGGCGGCTTTCGGCACTCGATCTGGCGGCGGTCGACGATCTACACTGTGACACCTCTGCCGACGCAGACCGCTTTTTCAGCTACCGGCGGACAACGTTGAACGGGGGCGGCGACTACGGCCGCCAGCTGTCGGCCATCGCGGTGCTGGCATAGGACGGGCTGCGTAGAGACGCGGATACCATGGTGCTGCATTTCTCCGTTGAGGAGATGGCCGAACGCCGGCAGCGGACCTGCCGGGAGATGGTGCAACTAGGGCTGGACGGCCTCCTGCTGTTCCGCCAGGAAAGCCTCTATTACCTCACGGGCTACGACACCTTCGGCCACGTGTTCTTCCAATGCCTGTTCCTCGGAGCCGACGGGGCGATGACGTTGCTGACCCGCGCCCCCGACCTGCGCCAGGCGCAACACACCTCGGTGATCGAGGACATCCGGATCTGGGTGGACGCCCCGGACGCCGACCCCGCCGCCGAGCTTGCCGGCATCCTCGCCGAACATGGTTGCCGCGGCGGGCGGCTGGGGGTGGAGTGGGAGGCCTATGGCTTGACCGCTCGCAACGGGCAGCGGCTGGCAGCAGCGCTCGACGGCTTTTGCACAATGGCCGACGCATCGGATCTGGTCAGCCGCCTCAGGCTGGTAAAGAGCGCCGCCGAAATGGCGTACGTACGGCGGGCGGCAGAACTGGCCGACGCCGCCTATGATCAGGCCGCGGCGTTGACCGCACCCGGCGCCGCGGAGAGCGACATCCTGGCGGCGATGCAGGGGGCGGTGCTGCAGGGCGACGGCGACTACCCGGGAAATCCGTTCATCATCGGCTCGGGCCGTGCCGCACTTCTCTGCCGCTATGCCTCGGGCCGGCGGCGGCTTGACGCCGACGATCAGCTCACCATCGAGTGGGCCGGTGTCCATCGCCATTACCATGCCTGCCTGATGCGCACGTTCTGCATCGGCGCGGTGCCAAAGCGGCAACGCACCATGTTCGACGTCGCCCGGGACGCGCTGTCCGCCGCGACGGCGGCGCTGCGGCCTGGCCGATGCGTGGGCGACGCCTTCGCCGCCCACGCCCGCGTGCTCGACGCCGCCCGCATGCGCCCGCACCGGCTCAATGCCTGCGGCTACAGCCTCGGCGCCACGTTCCCGCCCAACTGGATGGACTGGCCGATGCTGTACGCGCGGAACCCCGTTGTGGCCGAGCCGGGCATGGTGTTTTTCGTCCATATCATCATCGCGGACTCGGATGCCGGACTGGCGATGACGCTGGGTCACACGGTGGTCATCGGCGCGGCCGGGCCGGAACTGTTGAGCCGGGCTCCGCTGGACCTTGTCATCAAGTAAAGGGCGCGATGCCGTACATCATTATTCTGACGCTGTTTCTGATCCTGGCGATGATGGCGAGCTGCATTCTCGGCATGATCGCTTAGTGCGCAGACCCGTGCGAATGATTCAGTCGAACAGGTCATAGCGTGCACGAGAATCGAAAACTTGCGTGCAGCGGAGCGTCATACGGGACCGTACGGTGCCACAGGCAGAGCCGGTCCCCAATCTCGTTCCACGCCATCCAGGCGACGGGGTCAGGGGCGAGAGCACGGTTTACAACACAAACAAGAGGTTGCTACAGTCCGCCACCAAATCTGGGGTTCTCGGCGTATGAAGATCGTCGCGTGTAACAGTAACCGGCCGCTGGCGGACGCAATCTCCGCGTATCTCAAGCTGCCGATGGCCAAGGCACTGATCCGCCGCTTCTCTGACTTGGAGGTGTTCGTCGAGATCCAGGAGAACGTCCGCGGAGAGGACGTGTTCGTCATACAATCGACGTCGTACCCCACCAACGACAACCTGATGGAGTTGCTGGTCACCCTCGACGCCCTGAAACGGGCTTCGGCACGGCGGGTGACGGCGGTGATCCCCTACTTCGGCTACGCCCGCCAGGACCGCAAATCGGCGCCGCGCACGCCCATCTCGGCCAAGCTGGTCGCCAACCTGATCACCACCGCCGGCGCCGAGCGGGTGCTGACCATCGACCTGCATGCCGGCCAGATCCAGGGCTTCTTCGACATTCCGACCGACAATCTGTTCGCGGCGCCGGTGTTCGTGAAGGACATTCGCGAGAAGTACAACTCGGACGACGTCATGGTGGTGTCGCCGGACGTCGGCGGCGTGGTGCGGGCCCGCAACATCGCGAGTCGCATCAATACCGACCTCGCGATCATCGACAAGCGCCGCGAGCGCGCCGGGGTCTCGGAAGTCATGCACATCATCGGCGACGTGCGCGACCGCACGTGCATCCTGATTGACGACATCGTCGACTCGGCCGGCACCCTCTGCAACGCCTCGCGGGCGTTGATGGACGCCGGCGCCACCTCGGTGTCGGCCTACGTGTCGCACGGGGTGCTGTCCGGCGGCGCGGTGGCGCGGGTGAGTTCGTCCGCAATTCACCGCCTGGTCATCACCGACAGCATCGCAGCGACCGAGGCCGTGCGGGTGTCCAGCAATATCGAGCAGCTGACGGTGGCGCCGCTGGTCGCCGAGGCGATTCGCCGCATCAGCGAAGAGACGTCGGTTTCCTCCCTGTTCCACTGAACCGCTTTCCTGTATGGAAGGGCACGGTTTTTACGCCGCGCTTTATGCATTGGAGTTTTGAGAATGTCGGAGAACGTAAAGCTTGACGTCGAGCGCCGGGAACGCCTCGGCAAGGGCGGTGCCCGCGCTACCCGCCGGGAAGGCCGCGTGCCGGCCATCGTCTACGGGGGCGAACAGCCGCCGCTGGCGATCTCGCTGGACACCCGCGAGCTTCAGAAGCAGTTCAAGGGCCACGGGTTCTTCTCGCGCGTGTTCGAGCTCAATCTCGGCGGCGAGTCGCAGCGCGTCCTCGCTCGGGAACTGCAAACCCATCCGGTCACCGGCCATCCCCTGCACCTCGACTTCCTGCGCTTCGGCGCGACGACGCGGGTGGATGTGGAGGTCGAGGTGATCTTCGAGAACGAAGAGGCCTGCCCTGGCCTGAAGAAGGGCGGCATGCTCAATATCGTGCTGCACACGGTGTCGCTTGCATGCCTCGCCGACCGCATCCCGGAGAGCATCAAGGTCGATTTGACGGGCCGCGACATCGGCGACGCCATTCACATTGGCGACTTGGGTTTGCCGGAGGGGGTCGAGCCGGCCAACCAGGAGGCCGATGCGACGGTCGCCGTCATTGCTGCGCCGACGGTCGCCGGCGCCGACGGCGACGAGGACGAGGGTGCCGCCGAAGACACTGCGGAAGGCGCGTCCGACGAAACTTAAACTGTTCAGTCGTCGGACGTCCGAGGAAGGCGCGGCGGCGGTGCTGCTGGTCGTCGGACTGGGCAATCCCGGCGCCGTGTATGCGCGCAATCGTCACAACATCGGGTTCATGGCGGTGGACGCCATCGCCGCCCGCCATCGCTTCGCGCCGTTTCGCCGCCGCTTTCACGGCGAGGCCGCCGAGGGGGGCGCCGGCGGCCGCAAGGTGCTCATTTTGAAACCGATGACCTACATGAACGAGTCGGGGCGGGCGGTGGCGGCGGCGGCCGGGTTCTACAAGATCCCGCCCGGGGACGTGTTGGTGTTCCACGACGAACTGGATCTGGCTGCCGGCAAGGTGCGCTGCAAGAACGGCGGCGGACACGCAGGGCACAACGGGCTCCGCAGCCTGCATGCGCACATCGGTGCCGATTACCGGCGGGTCCGTCTCGGCATCGGCCACCCCGGCGACAAGGATCGTGTCATCGGCCACGTGCTCAAGGACTTCGCCAAGGCGGACGATGCCTGGCTGCAGCCATTGCTCGACACCATTGCCGAGTTCTTTCCGCTGTTGGCGGACGGCGACGGCGCTGGCTTCATGAGCAAGGTGGCGCTGACCTTGACTCCGCCCAAGCCGCATCCCGCAAGCGCCTGCGGGGGTGAGCGCGATGGGGTTTAACTGCGGCATCGTCGGCCTGCCCAATGTCGGCAAGTCGTCCCTGTTCAACGCGCTCACCGCGACTGCGGCGGCGGAAGCGGCCAACTTCCCGTTCACCACCATCGAGCCCAACGTGGGGCGCGTCGCGGTGCCGGACGTCCGGCTTCAGCACATCGCCGCCATCGCCAAGTCCGCCAAGGTGACGCCGACCCAGCTGGAATTCGTCGACATTGCTGGTCTCGTCAAAGGCGCCAGCCAGGGCGAGGGGCTCGGCAACAAATTTCTCGCCAACATCCGCGAGGTGGACGCCATCATCCACGTGCTGCGCTGCTTCGAGGACGACGACGTGACACATGTCGCCGGAAATGTCGATCCGCTGCGCGATGCCGAGGTGGTGGAGACGGAGCTGCTGCTCGCCGACCTCGACAGCCTGGAGCGCCGCCTCACGCCGCTGACCAAGCGGGCGCGCAGCGGCGACCGGGAGGCGCGGGAGGCGCTGGCTTTGGTAGAACGGGTGCTGGCCGAACTGCAGGACGGTCGACCGGCGCGGGGTTGCGACATTGCAGACGACGAGCGGAAGACGTTCCGGATGCTGCAGTTGTTGACGGCGAAGCCGGTGCTCTACGTGTGCAACGTCGAAGAGGAGGCCGTTGCCGAAGGAAACGACCTTTCGGGCGCGGTCATCGCACATACGGGCGAGGCGGCGGCGGAAGCCGTCGTGGTTTCGGCGCGCATCGAGGCGGAACTGGCGGAGATCGAGGATGCCGCCGAGCGCACGCAACTCCTGGAGTCGCTCGGCCTCCATGAGAGCGGCCTCGCCCGCGTCATTCATGCCGGCTACCGGCTGTTGCACCTGATCACCTTTTTCACCGCGGGGCCAAAGGAGACACGGGCTTGGACGGTGCCGGCGGGCACACGTGCGCCGCAGGCGGCAGGCGCCATCCATACGGACTTCGAGCGCGGTTTCATCCGCGCCGAAACCATCGCCTATGACGACTTTGTTCGCCTCGGCGGCGAGGCGCCCGCCCGCGACGCCGGCTTGATGCGCTCCGAAGGCCGCGACTACGTCGTCCAGGACGGCGATGTCATGCTGTTCCGCTTCAACGTCTGACAGCGGCCATTGCTCGAGCGTCATGGCGGAGAGGCGGAGCCGATGCTCGCCCGATACCCCCGGACGGCGCCCTCACGCCACCAGGAAGTGGGCGTGGCCGGCGGCGACGGGGCGGTCGGCGGCGTCCTGCCAGGCCTGGACGCGGACGTTGGCAACGCGCCGGCCCTGCTTGATCACCTCGCCCCGCGCGAACGTGTCGGCGGCCAGGCACGGGCGCAGGAAGTCCACCGACAGGTTGATGATCTTGGGGACCACCTTCACGTCGCTCTCGGCGAGCAGATGCAGGATCGCCGCGTGCTCCAGAAGGGCGCCGACAACGCCGCCATGCACTGCCGGGATCTGGGTGTTGCCGACGTTGGATTCGCGAAAGCGGAGGACGGTGACGAGGCCGCCGCCGTCGACGTAGGCTTCCAGGCCGACGGCGCGGGCATACGGCACCAGATCGTTGAGCGCCGCCACATCTCCCCGCGTCCTGAGCTTGGCTATCGTCGCTAGCATGGCTGCCCACCATCCGAGGCTGTGCCGTCGATCTTTTCGACAATCTTGCTCACAGTATTGCCATGGCCGGTGAAGCCGCGCGCGCCCAGCATGAAGGTGGCGGTGCAATTGGCGATAGGGTCGCGGAACGTCTCCTGGTAGGCGATGCCGCGAACGAACGCGACGCTCTCCGTCACCTTGTAGCATTCCGCTGAACCGAGGATCTCCACCTCAGGCTGGGCTGGACGCAGGTAGTCGATGCGGAGATCGAGGGTCGCCAAGGCTGTGCCTTCGGGCACGGTGGCCATGACCACCATGCCGCCAAGGGTATCGAGGAACGACGTGACCACGCCGCCGTGCAGCACGCCGGTGCTCGGGTTGCCGACGAAGCGCGCGTCGTACGGCAAGCGCATGTAGCCGTGCCCGTAGCGCAACTCGAGCACCTGCAGGCCCAGCTCGCGGGCGTGGGGAATGGTCTCGAAGATCTCGATGATTCGGTCGATGTCGGGCGGCCGGTTCCGAACTTTCACATCGGGTCTCGGTTCACGTTCAGCAGGAGCCGGAGTATAGAGCATAGTTCATCGTTGCCGAACGTGATTTCGCGGTCGCAAAATTGCGCGCCGTAAGAGGAACGGGAGGATCTCGTGCGAAAGACCATACGCCTGACCGCAGAGGACGGGCACACGCTGGATGCGTACAAGGCCGAGCCGGAGGGGGAGCAGAAGGGCGCCGTCGTCGTCGTGCAGGAGGTGTTCGGGGTCAACGGCCACATCCGCGACGTCTGCGATCGATTCGCCGCTCACGGCTACGCCGCTGTGGCGCCGGCGCTGTTCGACCGCGTCCGGCGCGGGGTGGAGCTCGATTATGACGAGGCCGGCATTGCAGAGGGCCGCGAACTCGCGGCCGCGGTCGGCTGGGACGACCCGGTGACCGACATCCGCACAGCTGCCGGAGCGCTGCGGCCGGACGGCAGGGTGGGCGTGGTCGGCTATTGCTGGGGCGGATCGTGGGCGTGGATGGCCGCGTGCCGGCTCGATGTGGCGGCCGCCGCCTGCTACTACGGCCGGCACATCGTCGACTTGCTGGACGAACGGCCGCGCTGTCCGGTGATCCTGCACTTCGGCGCCGACGACCCGACCATCCCGGCGGAGAACGTCGCCAAGATCCGCGCCGCCTTCCCCGACATCCCGATTAACGTCTATGACGGCGCCGGCCACGGCTTCAATTGCGACCGGCGGAAGGACTTCCGCCCCGACGCGGCACGCGCCGCTCTCGACCACACCCTTGCGCTGTTCGCGGAGCAACTCCGATAACGCCAGCGTGATTGGGAATCGGTTGCCGCTGGGTTTACCTCTGTCTGCAGGAACGGCATCGCGGAGGGAGCAGGCGACGGACATGTCGAGGGTGCGCATCATTGCGGGTATCGCCGCCATTGTCGGCGTCGTCCTGTTCGCCGGCGGCGCCAAGGCCGAGGACACGGCGACCCTGACCGTCGCCGGCGGGTGTTTCTGGTGCGTCGAGGCGGATTTCGACAAGGTGCCGGGCGTCGTGGGCACTGTTTCCGGATACACCGGCGGCACGGTTGCCGACCCGACTTACAAGCAAGTGTCGGCCGGCGGGACCGGCCATCGCGAGGCGGTTCAGATCACCTATGACCCGAGCAGGGTCAGCTACGAGGACTTGCTGAACGTGTTCTGGCGCAGCGTCGATCCCACCGACTCCGGCGGCCAGTTCTGTGACCGCGGCAAGTCGTACGAGACCGCGATCTTCGTCGAGAATGACGAGCAGCGGCGCGTAGCGGAGGAGTCGAAGGCTGCCGCCGACGCGGCGCTCGGCGGAGACGTCGTCACCCCGATCGAGCCGGCTGGCAAATTCTATCCGGCCGAGGACTACCACCAGGATTACTACAACAAGAACCCGCTGCAGTATAAATACTACCGCTGGTCATGCGGCCGGAACGCGCGGGTAAACGAGGTGTGGGGCGTTCAAGCGTACCGCGGCATCCCCAACCCCGAGTAGAGCTAGTCACGGACGGCGAGCAGGCCCGACCAAGCCAGCCGTTGCCGACGCCGCGACCGCTGAGGGTGACACGATCTGCGGCTCCGGAGGCGGTATGAGCGCTCGACGCGCGGTCGTACTCCACCACGTCGTCCTGCAAGGCGAACCTGTTGCCGCCGACGCCCGGGAAGGAGTAGTGCCGGCGGACGCCTCCCCGCCTTCGTAAATTAGATCATCCACCATGCTTTATAAGATGCGGTCCGCCAGCAAGGACTTGATCTCGGCAATGGCCTTCCCGGGGTTGAGGTGCTTGGGGCAGGTCGCGGTGCAGTTCATGATGGTGTGGCAGCGGTAAAGCCGGAACGGGTCGTTGAGATTGTCGAGCCGCTCTCCGGTCGCCTCGTCGCGGGAGTCGGCGATCCACCGGTACGCCTGTAACAGCACCGCGGGGCCCAGGTAGCGGTCGCCGTTCCACCAGTACGAGGGGCAACTCGTCTGGCAGCAGAAGCAAAGGATGCATTCCCACAGACCGTCGAGCTTGACGCGCTCTTCCGGGCTCTGCAGGCGCTCGCCGGCCGGCGGCGGGGTATCGGACTTCAGCCACGGCTCGATGGATCGCAACTGGGCGTACGGCACCGAAAGATCCGGCACCAGATCCTTGACCACCGGCAGGTGCGGCAGCGGATAGATCTTGACGTCGCCCTTGATCTCGTCGATCGCCTTTGTGCAGGCGAGCGTGTTGACGCCGTCGATGTTGAAGGCGCAAGACCCGCACACCCCTTCCCGGCACGAGCGCCGGAAGGTGAGCGTCGCGTCCATCTCGTTCTTGATCTTGATCAGCGCATCGAGGACCATCGGCCCGCAGGCATCGAGATCAACGTCGAACGTATCGAGGCGCGGATTGTCGCCGCTGTCCGGATTGTAGCGGTAGATTTTGAAGCGCTTGACCTTCTTGGCGCCGGCGGGCGCCGGGAAGCTCTTGCCGTCGCGGACCCGGGAATTTGCAGGCAGGCTGAGTTCCACCATCGGGGGACACCTCTTCTTACGTTTAATACACCCGCTTCTGCGGCTCGATGTATTTGGCTTCGTTGGTCAGCGTGTAGGTGTGGACCGGGCGATAGTCCAACCGGCACTTGCCGTTATCGTCGAGCCAGGCGAGCGAGTGTTTCATCCAGTTCTGGTCGTCGCGGTCCGGACAATCCTCCCGAGCGTGGGCACCGCGGCTTTCCCTGCGGGCCTCGCCCGAATAGAGGGTCGTGACGGCGCAAGCCATAAGGTTTTCGAGCTCCAGCGCCTCGACCAGATCCGAATTCCAGATCAGCGAGCGATCACTGAGGCGGATGTCCCCGAGCATGCTCCACACCTCGTCGATCTGCCGGCAGCCCTCGGCCAGCACATCCTGTGTGCGGAACACCGCGGCGTTGTTCTGCATGCAGCGCTGCATCTTGTCGCGGATCGCGGCCGTCGGTTTACCGCCGTTGGCGTTGCGCAACCGGTCGAGGCGAGCGAGCGAGTAGTCCGCGGAGTTCTTCGGCAACGGCGGGTGGGGTGGCCCGCGGCGAGATCTTGTCGGCGCAGGTGAGCGCCACCGCCCGCCCGAACACGACGATGTCGAGCAGCGAATTGGTGCCGAGTCGGTTGGCGCCGTGCACGGAGGCCGACGCGCATTCGCCGGCGGCGTAGAGGCCGGGGCAGACGGCGTCCGGGTCGGCCTCGGTTGGCCGCA contains:
- a CDS encoding GNAT family N-acetyltransferase, whose protein sequence is MPVSIGAEVAPGKLSSVVTYLETTAPPRIIGEPPAPPGAAIERLETVPVSLYRDLYRRVGEAWLWWEQLQVPDDELAARLRDPAVEVFMFRRSGDVIGYAELDRREPNAVEIVFFGLVPEAIGQGLGRFFFARMQEIAWQSDPHRVWLHTCTEDHPRALGFYKAAGFRPYCRERVIIDDPRSTGLLPAGSAPHVPPVR
- a CDS encoding dihydroorotase, encoding MTPAFDSVLRGGTCVTPGGRVDADIGVRNGRIAAIGALDPFTAPEIVDCSGLHVLPGVIDTQVHFREPGLEHKEDLGTGTAAAALGGVVAVFDMPNTNPPTTTAAALADKCRRAKGRAWVDMAFFVGATPDNTASLAELERLPACAGVKVFMGSSTGNLLVADDADVARVLAAGSRRVAVHCEDERRLKERFTIVEGGADVAMHPEWRDAETALAATRRLLALAKGAKRRVHILHVTTADEMALLRDHHDIATVEVTPQHLTLEAPRCYEELDQYAQMNPPIRDARHREALWAAVAGGLVDCIGSDHAPHTREEKNRPYPASPSGMPGVQTLVPLMLDHVAKGRLSLERFVDLTSAGPARIYGIAGRGRIALGYAADFTVVDLKARRMITNRWIVSRCGWTPFDGFSVTGWPMMTIVRGQVVMRDGQLVGDAVGQAVRFLECL
- the pgeF gene encoding peptidoglycan editing factor PgeF: MITSEIVTAHPRIAHGFFTREGGVSEGIYASLNCGLGSNDDPARVRVNRARAMDALGVAPESLTTAYQVHSASVGTVDASWRMDDRLKLDGLVTRTPGVTLGILTADCAPVLFAEPQAGVVGAAHAGWRGALDGIVDATVAAMVALGAERKRIVAAVGPCIRQESYEVGADFRTTFVAADPDNGALFAASDRGYHFRFDLPGYVARRLSALDLAAVDDLHCDTSADADRFFSYRRTTLNGGGDYGRQLSAIAVLA
- a CDS encoding aminopeptidase P family protein, encoding MVLHFSVEEMAERRQRTCREMVQLGLDGLLLFRQESLYYLTGYDTFGHVFFQCLFLGADGAMTLLTRAPDLRQAQHTSVIEDIRIWVDAPDADPAAELAGILAEHGCRGGRLGVEWEAYGLTARNGQRLAAALDGFCTMADASDLVSRLRLVKSAAEMAYVRRAAELADAAYDQAAALTAPGAAESDILAAMQGAVLQGDGDYPGNPFIIGSGRAALLCRYASGRRRLDADDQLTIEWAGVHRHYHACLMRTFCIGAVPKRQRTMFDVARDALSAATAALRPGRCVGDAFAAHARVLDAARMRPHRLNACGYSLGATFPPNWMDWPMLYARNPVVAEPGMVFFVHIIIADSDAGLAMTLGHTVVIGAAGPELLSRAPLDLVIK
- a CDS encoding ribose-phosphate pyrophosphokinase, which translates into the protein MKIVACNSNRPLADAISAYLKLPMAKALIRRFSDLEVFVEIQENVRGEDVFVIQSTSYPTNDNLMELLVTLDALKRASARRVTAVIPYFGYARQDRKSAPRTPISAKLVANLITTAGAERVLTIDLHAGQIQGFFDIPTDNLFAAPVFVKDIREKYNSDDVMVVSPDVGGVVRARNIASRINTDLAIIDKRRERAGVSEVMHIIGDVRDRTCILIDDIVDSAGTLCNASRALMDAGATSVSAYVSHGVLSGGAVARVSSSAIHRLVITDSIAATEAVRVSSNIEQLTVAPLVAEAIRRISEETSVSSLFH
- a CDS encoding 50S ribosomal protein L25/general stress protein Ctc, translating into MSENVKLDVERRERLGKGGARATRREGRVPAIVYGGEQPPLAISLDTRELQKQFKGHGFFSRVFELNLGGESQRVLARELQTHPVTGHPLHLDFLRFGATTRVDVEVEVIFENEEACPGLKKGGMLNIVLHTVSLACLADRIPESIKVDLTGRDIGDAIHIGDLGLPEGVEPANQEADATVAVIAAPTVAGADGDEDEGAAEDTAEGASDET
- a CDS encoding aminoacyl-tRNA hydrolase, which translates into the protein MLLVVGLGNPGAVYARNRHNIGFMAVDAIAARHRFAPFRRRFHGEAAEGGAGGRKVLILKPMTYMNESGRAVAAAAGFYKIPPGDVLVFHDELDLAAGKVRCKNGGGHAGHNGLRSLHAHIGADYRRVRLGIGHPGDKDRVIGHVLKDFAKADDAWLQPLLDTIAEFFPLLADGDGAGFMSKVALTLTPPKPHPASACGGERDGV
- the ychF gene encoding redox-regulated ATPase YchF; the protein is MGFNCGIVGLPNVGKSSLFNALTATAAAEAANFPFTTIEPNVGRVAVPDVRLQHIAAIAKSAKVTPTQLEFVDIAGLVKGASQGEGLGNKFLANIREVDAIIHVLRCFEDDDVTHVAGNVDPLRDAEVVETELLLADLDSLERRLTPLTKRARSGDREAREALALVERVLAELQDGRPARGCDIADDERKTFRMLQLLTAKPVLYVCNVEEEAVAEGNDLSGAVIAHTGEAAAEAVVVSARIEAELAEIEDAAERTQLLESLGLHESGLARVIHAGYRLLHLITFFTAGPKETRAWTVPAGTRAPQAAGAIHTDFERGFIRAETIAYDDFVRLGGEAPARDAGLMRSEGRDYVVQDGDVMLFRFNV